One segment of Sinorhizobium sp. BG8 DNA contains the following:
- a CDS encoding creatininase family protein encodes MVRPARRWSDNDARLAPAERARWIAVLPLGAHEGHGPHLPLDTDTLIAEGIVKRLIAALPADLPVSFLPVEPVGYSPEHLDVHGTKSLEYDEAIERWLAVAGELFHLGLRKFVMLNAHGGNSPLMTIVATEARIRFGMLAVATSWTRFGQPEGWISPERKAIDIHGGDIETSVMLALDPDLVEIGKAEDFSSRQTEFAERFTHLRAYGPHAFGWKMSDLNRKGVAGNAANATAERGEQLLDHAVAGIIELLRDVDAFDMSDLD; translated from the coding sequence ATGGTGCGACCGGCGCGACGCTGGAGTGACAATGACGCAAGACTCGCTCCGGCCGAACGCGCGCGATGGATCGCCGTCCTCCCGCTCGGTGCTCACGAGGGCCATGGCCCCCATCTGCCCCTCGACACGGACACGCTGATTGCGGAAGGCATCGTCAAGCGCCTGATCGCCGCCCTGCCCGCAGACCTGCCGGTGAGCTTCCTTCCGGTCGAACCGGTCGGCTACTCGCCGGAGCACCTCGACGTCCACGGCACCAAGTCGCTGGAATATGATGAAGCCATCGAGCGCTGGCTCGCGGTCGCCGGCGAACTGTTTCATCTCGGGCTCCGCAAATTCGTCATGCTGAATGCCCATGGCGGCAATTCCCCCCTGATGACCATCGTTGCGACCGAGGCACGCATCCGCTTCGGAATGCTTGCGGTCGCAACCAGCTGGACCCGCTTCGGCCAGCCCGAAGGCTGGATCTCGCCGGAACGCAAGGCGATCGACATCCATGGCGGGGACATCGAGACTTCCGTCATGCTGGCGCTCGACCCGGATCTGGTGGAGATCGGCAAGGCAGAGGATTTTTCGTCTCGCCAGACAGAGTTTGCCGAGCGCTTCACGCACCTGCGCGCCTATGGGCCGCATGCCTTCGGCTGGAAGATGTCCGATCTCAATCGGAAGGGCGTGGCCGGCAATGCCGCCAACGCCACGGCCGAGCGCGGCGAGCAGCTCCTCGACCACGCGGTCGCCGGCATCATTGAATTGCTGAGGGACGTCGACGCATTCGACATGTCTGATCTGGACTAG
- a CDS encoding LysR family transcriptional regulator encodes MDTLTRIRAFIDVVDAEGFSAASRKMGRSKALLSKYVRELEDDLGALLLNRTTRQFSLTEAGHTYYRTASEILKEIDNLADLVREKNTDLKGTLKISAPRTFVDADIGQSLVDFGRAHPELSLEIVAEDRFVDLVEEGFDVAVRITRLEDSALIARKLGDFHLKICASPDFIERTGAITHPNDLARLPCILDTNGRSYSNWRFVDEKGAGFSVPVSGHIEVNSPMTAIRAAESGLGVAQVPEFIASSRLASGSVVSLLEDFLPTDRGIYAIYPHRRYLPAKVRTFVDFLHGWFRRFPSTGG; translated from the coding sequence ATGGATACCTTGACCCGCATTCGGGCCTTCATCGATGTCGTGGACGCCGAGGGGTTTTCAGCCGCCTCGCGCAAGATGGGCCGCTCGAAGGCGCTCCTTTCCAAGTACGTCCGGGAACTCGAGGACGACCTCGGTGCGCTGCTTCTGAACCGCACGACACGCCAGTTCTCGCTGACCGAGGCGGGCCATACCTACTACCGCACCGCGTCCGAGATCCTGAAGGAAATAGACAACCTCGCCGACCTCGTGCGGGAGAAGAACACGGACCTCAAGGGGACGCTGAAGATCTCGGCGCCGCGCACCTTCGTCGATGCCGACATCGGCCAGTCGCTCGTCGATTTCGGGCGGGCGCACCCGGAACTGTCGCTCGAGATTGTCGCCGAGGACCGCTTCGTCGATCTGGTCGAGGAAGGCTTCGACGTGGCGGTGCGCATCACCCGGCTGGAAGATTCGGCGCTGATTGCCCGCAAGCTCGGTGACTTCCACCTGAAGATCTGCGCCTCGCCCGATTTCATCGAACGGACCGGCGCGATCACCCACCCGAACGATCTGGCGCGCCTTCCCTGCATTCTCGACACCAATGGGCGCTCCTACAGCAATTGGCGCTTCGTCGACGAGAAGGGCGCCGGCTTCAGCGTTCCGGTCAGCGGCCACATCGAGGTCAACAGCCCGATGACGGCGATCCGCGCCGCCGAAAGCGGCCTCGGCGTAGCCCAGGTGCCGGAATTCATCGCATCGAGCCGGCTTGCGTCAGGTTCTGTGGTGTCCCTGCTCGAGGACTTCCTGCCCACCGATCGCGGCATCTACGCGATCTACCCGCACCGCCGCTACCTGCCGGCCAAGGTCCGCACCTTCGTCGATTTCCTTCACGGCTGGTTTCGCCGTTTCCCTTCCACCGGCGGCTGA
- a CDS encoding glyoxalase superfamily protein, with product MRLSTPLPSLESLKGQAKRLRIRLAAEDQPIGHSRALELVAAQYGFRDWNTLHGALGNRPPFDPWQLGSRVRGHYLGQPFDATVLAVQAITSSPGHYRLTLHFDEPVDVVTFESFSAFRQRVSCTVDETGRTASKTSDGRPHVELEW from the coding sequence ATGCGTCTATCGACGCCGCTTCCTTCCCTGGAGAGCCTGAAGGGTCAGGCCAAACGTCTGAGGATCCGGCTTGCCGCCGAAGACCAGCCAATCGGCCATTCCCGCGCGCTCGAACTCGTTGCCGCGCAATACGGCTTTCGCGACTGGAACACCCTTCACGGGGCTCTCGGCAATCGCCCGCCATTCGATCCCTGGCAACTCGGCTCGCGAGTGCGCGGCCACTATCTCGGACAGCCCTTCGACGCGACGGTGCTCGCGGTCCAGGCGATTACGTCCAGCCCCGGCCACTATCGCCTGACGCTCCATTTTGACGAACCCGTCGACGTGGTGACCTTCGAGAGCTTCTCCGCCTTCCGGCAGCGCGTGAGCTGCACCGTCGACGAAACGGGGCGAACCGCTTCGAAGACATCGGACGGCAGGCCGCACGTGGAGCTGGAGTGGTAG
- a CDS encoding N-acetyltransferase, whose translation MATVLDSVRAFFAQSAFAIDSENAGDVVARERLLDRAMGEGRFRKSSEKLRHGRVPAEGLALVARDRDGHMIGTVRLWNVEAGIDASGAPVPALLLGPLAVDPDHEGKGIGSALMRAALTEARNLGHGAVLLVGDAPYYERFGFFAEKACHLVMPGPFERHRFLALELKEGWLEGTAGVLVASGRRLGRPEFNKAA comes from the coding sequence ATGGCCACTGTTCTTGACTCTGTCCGCGCGTTTTTCGCGCAATCCGCATTCGCAATCGACTCGGAGAATGCCGGCGACGTCGTCGCGCGTGAACGCCTCCTCGACCGCGCCATGGGCGAGGGCCGCTTCCGCAAGTCCTCGGAGAAGCTTCGCCACGGCCGGGTTCCGGCAGAAGGTCTCGCCCTCGTCGCCCGAGATCGGGACGGACACATGATCGGCACAGTGCGGCTGTGGAACGTCGAGGCCGGTATCGACGCCTCGGGCGCTCCCGTTCCCGCGCTTCTGCTCGGTCCGCTTGCTGTCGACCCCGATCACGAAGGCAAGGGCATCGGCTCCGCGCTGATGCGGGCAGCGCTGACCGAAGCCCGCAACCTGGGGCATGGTGCAGTCCTGCTGGTCGGCGACGCACCCTATTACGAGCGCTTCGGCTTCTTTGCGGAAAAGGCCTGCCATCTGGTCATGCCCGGCCCGTTCGAGCGCCATCGTTTCCTGGCGCTGGAGTTGAAAGAGGGCTGGCTCGAGGGCACCGCCGGCGTCCTCGTCGCCTCCGGCCGCCGGCTGGGTCGGCCGGAGTTCAACAAGGCGGCCTGA
- a CDS encoding GTP-binding protein, with the protein MTDTATQKPIPVTVLTGYLGAGKTTLLNRILTDNHGKKYAVIVNEFGEIGIDNDLIVESDEEIYEMNNGCICCTVRGDLIRVVEGLMRRPGRFDAIIVETTGLADPVPVAQTFFMDDDVRSKTELDAVVALVDAKHLPLRLKDSREAEDQIAFADVVLLNKTDLVTPEELARVEATVRVINPSARIYRTTRSDIDLSKVLDQGAFNLERALENDPHFLDHDHEDHVCGPDCDQDHHHHDHDHDHHHHDHDHDHDHDHDHGHHHHDHGPSPIHDVTVQSISLRGGEMNPDRFFPWIQKITQTDGPNILRLKGIIAFAGDDERYVVQGVHMIVEGDHQRAWKDGEKRESRLVFIGRDLDREKIERTFKACEAQPN; encoded by the coding sequence ATGACCGACACCGCCACGCAGAAGCCCATCCCCGTCACCGTTCTCACCGGCTATCTCGGCGCGGGCAAGACCACGCTGCTCAACCGCATCCTGACCGACAACCATGGCAAGAAATACGCCGTCATCGTCAACGAGTTCGGGGAGATCGGCATCGACAACGACCTGATCGTGGAGTCCGACGAGGAAATCTACGAGATGAACAACGGCTGCATCTGCTGCACCGTGCGCGGCGACCTGATCCGGGTCGTCGAGGGCCTGATGCGCCGCCCCGGGCGCTTCGACGCCATCATCGTCGAGACCACCGGTCTTGCCGACCCCGTTCCGGTGGCGCAGACCTTCTTCATGGACGACGACGTTCGCTCCAAGACCGAGCTCGATGCCGTCGTCGCCCTCGTCGATGCGAAGCATCTGCCGTTGCGCCTCAAGGATTCGCGGGAGGCCGAGGACCAGATCGCCTTTGCCGACGTCGTTCTCCTGAACAAGACCGACCTGGTAACGCCGGAAGAGCTCGCACGGGTCGAGGCCACCGTGCGGGTAATCAACCCCTCCGCACGCATCTACCGCACCACGCGCTCCGACATCGACCTTTCCAAGGTCCTCGACCAGGGCGCCTTCAACCTGGAGCGCGCGCTCGAGAACGATCCGCATTTCCTCGATCACGATCACGAGGACCATGTCTGCGGTCCCGATTGCGACCAGGATCACCACCACCACGATCATGACCACGACCATCATCATCATGACCACGATCACGACCACGATCACGACCATGATCATGGCCATCATCACCACGATCATGGCCCGTCCCCGATCCATGACGTGACGGTCCAGTCGATCTCGCTGCGCGGCGGCGAGATGAACCCCGACCGGTTCTTCCCCTGGATCCAGAAGATCACCCAGACCGACGGGCCCAACATCCTCCGCCTGAAGGGTATCATTGCCTTTGCCGGCGACGACGAGCGCTACGTCGTGCAGGGCGTGCACATGATCGTCGAGGGAGACCACCAGCGGGCCTGGAAGGACGGCGAGAAGCGCGAGAGCCGCCTCGTCTTCATCGGTCGCGACCTCGACCGCGAGAAGATCGAACGCACGTTCAAGGCCTGCGAGGCTCAGCCGAACTGA
- a CDS encoding MarR family transcriptional regulator — protein MGKKHKDGKKGKSGKKKGQEEAGIPPLGGSIVQAARSMRTVLSRNLLSAGLYAGQDGVIMALAEEGGLTAGSLAARLGVKAPTMTRTIGRLEAQGFVERRPDEDDGRLTVVHLTDAGRSSLSVIGEAVRVSEGQAVEGLSEKEIRTLSKLLRAVDDNLRGVIEGRSEPAEKDVAEEI, from the coding sequence ATGGGCAAGAAACACAAGGACGGCAAAAAGGGTAAATCCGGCAAAAAGAAGGGCCAGGAGGAGGCGGGGATTCCGCCGCTCGGCGGCAGCATAGTCCAGGCCGCGCGCTCCATGCGCACGGTGCTGTCGCGGAACCTCTTGTCTGCCGGTCTCTATGCCGGGCAGGACGGGGTCATCATGGCACTGGCGGAGGAGGGCGGACTGACCGCGGGCTCGCTCGCCGCGCGCCTCGGCGTCAAGGCGCCGACCATGACCCGCACCATAGGCAGGCTCGAGGCGCAGGGCTTCGTGGAGAGGCGACCGGATGAGGATGACGGGCGCCTCACCGTCGTTCACCTAACCGATGCCGGGAGGAGTTCGCTCTCCGTCATCGGAGAGGCTGTACGGGTCAGCGAAGGCCAGGCTGTCGAGGGGCTGTCGGAGAAGGAGATCCGCACACTTTCCAAGCTCCTGAGAGCTGTCGACGACAATTTGCGCGGGGTGATCGAAGGCCGCTCGGAGCCCGCTGAGAAGGATGTTGCGGAGGAGATTTAA
- the cysE gene encoding serine O-acetyltransferase, whose amino-acid sequence MPSKTALSPQIADKTPAPSLRPHPADSEIWTIVRAEARDLAEREPVLRASLERLLAAESDAALLSGVLATRLAADEAERRTIGQLLTEVFSAEPYILARVELDLRAVRERDPACESFLHVLANLKGFHALETYRAAHSLWHSGRREAANWLSNLASLVFGVDIHPAATIGSAVMLDHGSGIVIGETAVIEDDVSILQDVTLGGTGKQTGDRHPKVRRGVMIGAGAKILGNIEVGAFSKIAAGSVVLKAVPSHCTVAGVPASVVRIHRADEIPSASMDQTIL is encoded by the coding sequence ATGCCTTCGAAAACCGCACTCTCTCCGCAGATCGCTGACAAGACGCCGGCGCCGAGCCTGCGCCCGCACCCGGCAGACAGCGAGATCTGGACGATCGTCCGCGCGGAGGCCCGCGATCTCGCCGAACGCGAGCCGGTCCTGCGGGCAAGTCTCGAGCGCCTCCTCGCGGCCGAAAGCGATGCTGCGCTGCTTTCCGGCGTGCTTGCCACGCGGCTGGCGGCCGACGAGGCCGAGCGCCGGACGATCGGGCAACTCCTGACGGAGGTCTTTTCCGCAGAGCCCTACATCCTTGCAAGGGTGGAACTGGATCTCAGGGCCGTGCGCGAGCGCGACCCCGCCTGCGAGAGCTTCCTTCATGTGCTCGCCAACCTCAAGGGCTTCCACGCGCTGGAGACCTACCGGGCGGCGCACAGCCTCTGGCATTCCGGGCGGCGCGAGGCGGCAAACTGGCTTTCCAACCTCGCCTCGCTGGTCTTCGGCGTGGATATCCATCCGGCGGCCACGATCGGGTCAGCGGTGATGCTCGATCATGGATCCGGCATCGTGATCGGCGAAACCGCCGTGATCGAGGACGATGTCTCGATCCTGCAGGACGTGACGCTCGGCGGCACCGGCAAGCAGACCGGCGACCGCCATCCGAAGGTCAGGCGGGGCGTAATGATCGGTGCGGGCGCCAAGATCCTTGGCAACATCGAGGTGGGAGCCTTCAGCAAGATCGCAGCCGGAAGCGTGGTCCTGAAGGCGGTTCCGTCTCACTGCACGGTTGCCGGTGTGCCGGCATCTGTCGTTCGCATCCACCGCGCCGACGAGATCCCGTCCGCGAGCATGGACCAGACGATCCTCTGA
- the odc2 gene encoding ornithine/lysine decarboxylase: protein MTTARIIDFLNTRRPDGPCLVVDLDVVRDNFKAFRHALPDSSIYYAVKANPAPEILRLLASMGSNFDCASVAEIEMALDAGATPARISFGNTIKKERDIARAHALGVSLFAVDSHEEVEKISRAAPGGRVFCRVLTDGEGAEWPLSRKFGCVPQMAVDVLVYAHQLGLVSYGVSFHVGSQMTKLDAWDSALADAKRVFVQLAKQGIELKMVNMGGGFPTKYLRDVPSAEAYGQAIFGALRKHFGNHIPETIIEPGRGMVGNAGVIKAEVVLISKKSDNDNHRWVFLDIGKFGGLAETMDEAIRYPIRTVRDADEMEPCVLAGPTCDSADVMYEKNMYPLPISLSIGDEVLIEGTGAYTTTYSAVAFNGFEPLKAYVI from the coding sequence ATGACCACCGCACGTATTATCGATTTCCTGAACACCCGACGTCCCGACGGTCCGTGCCTTGTTGTCGACCTCGATGTCGTGCGCGACAATTTCAAGGCTTTCCGTCATGCCCTGCCGGATAGCTCGATCTACTATGCCGTCAAGGCCAATCCGGCTCCGGAAATCCTGCGCCTGCTCGCCAGCATGGGTTCCAATTTCGACTGCGCGTCCGTCGCGGAAATCGAAATGGCGCTCGATGCCGGTGCGACGCCCGCCCGCATCTCGTTCGGCAACACGATCAAGAAGGAGCGCGACATTGCCCGCGCCCACGCGCTTGGTGTGAGCCTGTTTGCCGTCGACAGCCACGAGGAAGTCGAGAAGATCTCCCGTGCTGCCCCGGGCGGCCGCGTATTCTGCCGCGTCCTGACGGACGGCGAAGGTGCGGAATGGCCGCTATCGCGCAAGTTCGGCTGCGTACCGCAGATGGCGGTCGACGTGCTCGTCTATGCGCACCAGCTCGGCCTGGTGTCCTACGGTGTCTCGTTCCATGTCGGCTCGCAGATGACGAAGCTCGATGCCTGGGATTCTGCGCTCGCCGATGCCAAGCGCGTCTTCGTCCAGCTTGCCAAGCAGGGCATCGAGCTGAAGATGGTCAACATGGGCGGTGGTTTCCCGACCAAGTACCTGCGTGACGTTCCCTCCGCCGAGGCCTATGGCCAGGCGATCTTCGGGGCGCTGCGCAAGCACTTCGGCAACCACATCCCGGAAACCATCATCGAGCCGGGCCGCGGCATGGTCGGCAACGCCGGCGTGATCAAGGCGGAAGTCGTCCTCATCTCGAAGAAGTCTGACAACGACAACCATCGCTGGGTGTTCCTCGACATCGGCAAGTTCGGCGGCCTCGCCGAAACCATGGACGAGGCGATCCGCTACCCGATCCGCACGGTTCGCGATGCCGACGAGATGGAGCCCTGCGTGCTTGCAGGCCCGACCTGCGACTCGGCCGACGTGATGTACGAGAAGAACATGTATCCGCTGCCGATCTCTCTTTCGATCGGCGACGAGGTTCTGATCGAGGGCACCGGGGCCTATACGACGACCTACTCGGCCGTCGCCTTCAACGGCTTCGAGCCCCTGAAGGCCTATGTCATCTGA